The stretch of DNA GTGCTTTATAGCTTAATTAGACTAATCATTAGAAAGCGAATTGGTGCTTCACTTAAGCCTCTTGTCAAGAATATCAAACTTGATTTTGTTGATGAGATTAGCTACCGCTCAGTATTAATTGGTTTTCCTGTTTTTACCTTAGGTGCGCTCATTTTTGCGATGATTTGGGCACAAATGGCATGGTCTCGTTTCTGGGGATGGGATCCAAAAGAGGTTTGGGCTTTAATTACATGGCTTTTCTATGCGGCATTTTTACATCTTCGCCTTTCTAAAGGCTGGCATGGAGAGAAATCAGCATGGCTCGCCGTCATCGGATTTGTCATCATCATGTTTAACCTAGTTGCCGTAAACTTGGTAATAGCAGGTCTCCATTCATATGCTGGTTAAAACACTAAGACTAGACTTATAATTAATTTTATAGCCTTCACTACAAAGTGAGGGCTTTTTTAAAATAAAAATTGTATAAATACTAAAAATAGATGGATTGTCAAATAATTGACACTTTTAGAGGAGTATTTACTACGAAAAGATAGCAAAATACGATACCATTTTGTAAAATAAACCTCATGGGGGGATTAATAATGGATAAAGACGTAAAAATTTTAGTCGTAGATGATGAAGAAAGAATTCGCCGATTACTAAAAATGTATTTAGAGCGTGAAGAATATAGCATTGATGAAGCAGAGGATGGTAACGAGGCATTGACAAAAGCCCTTGCTAATGATTATGACGTCATTCTGCTCGATCTTATGATGCCTGGTAAAGATGGAATTGAAGTCTGCCGGGAACTTAGAGAGAAGAAGGCAACTCCTGTTATTATGTTAACGGCAAAAGGTGAAGAAATCAATCGTGTTCAAGGCTTTGAGGTCGGCACAGATGATTATATTGTTAAACCCTTCAGCCCTAGGGAAGTAGTCTTACGTGTGAAAGCACTACTAAGAAGGTCATCACAAACTAGTTATCTGCAAACTGAAACCACAACTAAAGATGTCATTGTATTTCCACACCTTACAATTGATAATGACGCTCACAGAGTAACTGCTGATGGTAAGGAAGTAAGTTTAACACCAAAAGAATATGAACTATTATATTTCCTATCAAAAGCACCGGATAAAGTATTTGACCGCGAACAGTTGTTAAAAGAAGTTTGGCACTACGAATTTTTTGGTGATCTACGGACAGTTGATACACATGTGAAACGTCTCCGTGAAAAGTTAAACAAGGTTTCTGAGCAAGCAGCAAGAATGATTGTAACCGTATGGGGAGTGGGCTACAAATTTGAGGTAATTAATGAATGACCTTTTTACGAAGTGTTGTAGGTAAACTTTGGTTTACCATTCTTCTATTAGTATCTTTTATTTTGTTTATCTTAACTGTCATGCTCCTAGAGTTTTTCCAAAATTACAACATTCACGAGACAAAAGATAACCTTACCAATACTGCTGAAAAAATTGCAAATGTTTTGGAAGAACATCCAAATGAAAAATTCCCACTGGGGTTAGAAATTTCATGGGAAATTATAGACGATGTAACCAAAGTGGTCATTGTTAAAAATGAGAATGAAATCTACTACTCTCCGAACACGGAAAAAGAAAAAAAACTAACTCTGTCATACATTAAAAATGACAAAGAGTTAGCGAAAGTCTTCCAAGAAAAGACGGTTGAAAAAGTCTCCGATCTATCTGAAAATATGGGAAGAAATGAATCAGATTATTCGATTATTGGTGTACCATTGCATTTACCTGGTGATGAACATGGAGCTGTATTTATTTATCAATCACTACGGGTGATGCAGGAAACTACCCATTCCACAACAAAATTTATCCTGCTTGTTGCAGGTGTGGCAATCATTTTAACAACTATTTTTGCTTTTTTTCTATCAACCAGAATTACCGCTCCATTAAGAAAAATGAGAGAAGCTGCTTTTGAAGTGGCGAGAGGAAAATTTGATACAAAGGTTCCCATTCTTACTCATGATGAAATCGGAGAACTGGCCACTGCTTTTAACCAAATGGGACGGCAATTAAAGTTTAATATGAATGCTCTTAGTCAGGAAAAAGAGCAGCTTGCCAGTATATTAAGCAGTATGGCTGATGGGGTTATTACCTTTAACCGTGACGGTACCATCTTAATTACCAATCCTCCTGCAGATCGATTCCTCCAATATTGGTATTATGAAAAAGGAGGAAGTTCTTCAGATGTAGAGGCCATTCCATCACAGGTAATGAATCTCTTTCAAAAAGCGGTAGATACTGAAAAGGAACAGGTGGGTGAAATCTCACTTCAAGGTCGTCACTGGGTTATATTAGTGAGTCCGCTTTACAGTAATCAATTTATTCGTGGAGCAGTTGCGGTACTAAGGGATATGACTGAAGAAAGACAGTTAGATAAGATGAGAAAAGATTTCATTGCTAATGTCTCACATGAACTTAGGACACCTATTTCCATGTTACAAGGTTATAGCGAAGCTATTGTCGATGACATTGCTGAATCCCAGGAAGAGAAAAAGGAAATGGCCAAGGTCATTTATGATGAATCATTAAGAATGGGACGCCTTGTTAATGAACTACTTGACCTTGCACGAATGGAAGCGGGGCATCTTCAGTTAACCTTTGAAGAAGTAGATCTTTCTTCATTTATCAATCGTATTATTCACAAATTTCAGGGATTGGCGAAGGATAATGAAATTCAATTGACTGTAGAAATAGGCAGTGGAATTTCAACTGTTTCCTTTGATCCTGATAGAATTGAACAAGTCTTAACCAATTTAATTGATAACGCAATCAGACATACTCCAAAAGGCGGACTAGTAAAGTTAACTGTTTCAAATGAAGAACAGGCAATAAAAATTGAAGTCAAAGACTCAGGCTCTGGAATTCCTGAAGAGGATTTACCGTTTGTTTTTGAACGCTTTTATAAAGCCGATAAAGCAAGAACAAGAGGAAGAGCGGGCACAGGCCTTGGCTTAGCAATTGCTAAAAATATAATCGATGCCCATCGCGGTCATATTTCTGTTCAAAGTAAGATGGGACTAGGAACGACATTTTCCTTCCTTCTCCCTCGAAAAAAGTAATATTTACAACTATCTTGCCGATTCATCTTGATTCACGGGAAACATTTTAAGTGAGAGTAATTAAATAAAAACGAAGATGCTCATCTAATTGATGGGCATCTTTTAATTTTTACTCCATAAAATTAACTTCCAGCAAATTCCTTCCTTTTTACCCCGAAAAAGACTATATTTATAAGGTGTAACCTTTTATACATATCTATCGACTAATATTAATGAACGGGGAGGGGAATTGATGGACTCCGTTTTCGATGAACTTTATCAAAAATATCATCATGACGTTTTTCAATTTCTATTTTATATGGTTAGAAATAAAGAGCATGCTGAAGATCTTGTCCAAGAGGTCTATATAAGGGTATTTAAGTCCTATAATCGTTTTGAAGGGAAAAGTAGCGAAAAGACTTGGCTATACTCGATTGCGAGAAATGTTGCCATCGACTTTTTTCGTAAGCAAAAGGGCTGGAAGGAAAGATTACTCGAAAAA from Bacillus sp. SLBN-46 encodes:
- a CDS encoding response regulator transcription factor, with the translated sequence MDKDVKILVVDDEERIRRLLKMYLEREEYSIDEAEDGNEALTKALANDYDVILLDLMMPGKDGIEVCRELREKKATPVIMLTAKGEEINRVQGFEVGTDDYIVKPFSPREVVLRVKALLRRSSQTSYLQTETTTKDVIVFPHLTIDNDAHRVTADGKEVSLTPKEYELLYFLSKAPDKVFDREQLLKEVWHYEFFGDLRTVDTHVKRLREKLNKVSEQAARMIVTVWGVGYKFEVINE
- a CDS encoding ATP-binding protein — encoded protein: MTFLRSVVGKLWFTILLLVSFILFILTVMLLEFFQNYNIHETKDNLTNTAEKIANVLEEHPNEKFPLGLEISWEIIDDVTKVVIVKNENEIYYSPNTEKEKKLTLSYIKNDKELAKVFQEKTVEKVSDLSENMGRNESDYSIIGVPLHLPGDEHGAVFIYQSLRVMQETTHSTTKFILLVAGVAIILTTIFAFFLSTRITAPLRKMREAAFEVARGKFDTKVPILTHDEIGELATAFNQMGRQLKFNMNALSQEKEQLASILSSMADGVITFNRDGTILITNPPADRFLQYWYYEKGGSSSDVEAIPSQVMNLFQKAVDTEKEQVGEISLQGRHWVILVSPLYSNQFIRGAVAVLRDMTEERQLDKMRKDFIANVSHELRTPISMLQGYSEAIVDDIAESQEEKKEMAKVIYDESLRMGRLVNELLDLARMEAGHLQLTFEEVDLSSFINRIIHKFQGLAKDNEIQLTVEIGSGISTVSFDPDRIEQVLTNLIDNAIRHTPKGGLVKLTVSNEEQAIKIEVKDSGSGIPEEDLPFVFERFYKADKARTRGRAGTGLGLAIAKNIIDAHRGHISVQSKMGLGTTFSFLLPRKK